ACCGATTTCATTGACGGCCTGACCGCCTACGTCGCCAATGGCGACCCGACGGTACAAACCGGCGTAACGGTATGGCTCTACGCGGCGAACCGCTCGATGAACCGCGCCTTTTTCGATGCCGATGGCGAATGGCTGATCGTGCCACAATGGGGCCGACTCGTAATTTTCACCGAAATGGGGGTGTTAAAGCTCGAACCACTCCAGATCGCCGTCATTCCACGCGGCGTGAAGTTCCGCGTCGCCCTGCCAGAAGGTCACGCGATCGGCTATGTATTGGAAAACCATGGTCATCCCTTTCGCCTGCCGGACCTTGGACCGATCGGCGCCAATGGCCTGGCCAATCCGCGCGATTTTGAGACACCCGTCGCTGCCTTCGAGGATATCGATGGTGACTATGAACTGATCCAGAAGTTCTGCGGTCGGCTGTGGACGGCACGCGTGGACCATTCGCCGCTCGATGTCGTGGCCTGGCACGGCAATCTGGCACCGTATCGCTACGACCTGCGGCGCTTCAACACGATCAATACGGTCAGCTTCGACCATCCCGATCCGTCGATCTTCACTGTCCTGACCTCACCCTCGGAAACACCCGGCACGGCCAATGCCGATTTCGTCATCTTTCCGCCGCGCTGGATGGTGGCCGAACACACCTTCCGCCCCCCGTGGTTCCATCGCAATATCATGAGCGAATTCATGGGCCTGATCACCGGCGCCTATGATGCCAAGGCAGACGGCTTTGCCCCCGGCGGCGCAAGCCTACACAACTGCATGAACGGCCACGGCCCGGACAAGGCGAGCTATGAGGCCGCTGTCGCCGCTGAGCTGAAACCGCACAGGATCGAAGGCACCATGGCCTTCATGTTCGAGAGCCGCCTGCCCTTTATCCCGACGACCTGGGCCATGGAAACGCCGCTGTTGCAACGCGACTACGACCATTGCTGGGACAATTTCAAAAAGGCCGAACTGCCAAGAAAGTAAGATTTAGCCACAGATGACACAGATGGGCACAGATATTTTGCATGAATAGCAGACACCTCATCAAAGTGCGCGAAGCGCATCTGTGCTCATCTGTGTCATCTGTGGCTAAACCTTTAAATGCGCCTTGCCAGGCGCAGGAGCCAGAATGATAGATACAACCCACGATCCGAAACTGACCTCATGGGTCGCCAGTGCCAATGGCCATGCGGATTTCCCGATCCAGAACCTGCCGCTCGGCCTGTTCTCACCGGCCAATGAAGCCCCGCGTCCCGGCACGGCCATCGGTGATCAGATCGTCGAATGGCAGGCGCTCGTGGCCGCAGGCCTGATGCAGGACAGTCTGATCATGGAGGCCGTTCTGGCCACGCCGGCCCTGCGCAAATCCCTGCGCCAGCAACTGTCGAAACTGCTCAGCGATCCGCAGTACCGCGAAGCCGCCGAGCCCTACCTTCATACCGCCGCCGACTGCACATTGCACCTGCCGACCCACATCGGCGACTATACAGACTTCTATGCCGGCATCCACCATGCGGTGACAGTCGGCAAGCTATTCCGGCCGGACAATCCCCTGCTGCCGAATTACAAGCATGTGCCGATCGGCTATCACGGCCGCGCCTCTTCCATCCGCCCCAGCGGCGCACCGGTCATCCGCCCAAAAGGGCAGACCAAGGCGCCGGATACGGAAACGCCCTCCTTCGGGCCAAGCAAGCGGCTCGATTTCGAACTTGAACTCGGCATCTGGATAGGCCCAGGCAATGATCTCGGCCAGCCCATCGCGATGACTGACGCCGCCGAACATATCGCCGGCTACTGCCTGCTCAATGACTGGTCGGCGCGCGATTTCCAAGCCTGGGAATACCAGCCGCTAGGCCCATTCCTGGCCAAGAACTTCATGACCACGATCTCGCCCTGGATCATTACTCCGGAAGCCCTGGCGCCTTTCCGGCTGGCGCAGGCTCCACGCCCCGAAGGTGATCCCAAGCCCTTGCCCTACCTATGGGACGCGACCGATCAGGCCAGTGGTGCGCTGAAGCTCTCGCTGGAGGTATTGATCGAGACGGCCGAAATGCGCGCGCAAAATCTGCCGCCGTTTGCCCTCAGCCACAGCGAGGCGCGCCATATGTACTGGACGCCGGCACAACTGGTCGCCCATCACGCCAGCAATGGCTGCAATCTGCAAACCGGTGACCTGTTGGGCACAGGAACCATTTCCGGCCCTTCCCCGGACAGTGCCGGCAGCCTGCTCGAACTGTCAGAAGGCGGTAAAAAACCCGTGACTTTGCCATCAAATGAAACACGAACCTTCCTTGAAGACGGCGATGCGCTTATCTTGAGAGCCTATGCCGAAGCCGACGGCTGTGTCAGCATCGGGTTCGGAGACTGCCGCGGGCGCATTTTACCCGCCGGATAAGAGCCAGATAAGAGAAAGCAGGCGAGGATGCTCAAATTGCATGATTACTGGCGCTCCAGCGCCGCCTATCGCGTTCGTATCGCTCTTAATCTCAAGGGGCTGGAGTACAAACAGGACAGTCATGACCTGCGCACCAATGCCCAGCATCTCGACAGCTATAAGGCGCTCAATCCGCAAGGGCTAGTGCCGGCGCTAGATATCGGCGGCCATGTCCTGACGCAAAGTTCGGCAATCATCGAATGGTTGGAGGAAACCTGCCCGGAACCGCCGCTTCTGCCGCGCGCCGCCGCCGACCGCGCCGTGGTTCGTGCCATGGCAGGGATGATCGCCTGCGATATCCACCCGCTCAATAATCTCCGTGTTCTGCGCGAACTGAAGAACGACTGGGGCGCCGACGAAACGCAGACGAAGATGTGGGCCAAAGGCTGGATTGCCGAAGGTTTCACAGCCCTGGAAACCCTGATCGCCCGCCATGGCGACGGCTACTGCTTCGGTGAGCGGCCGACCCTGGCCGATTGCTTCCTGGTGCCGCAGGTCTTTTCTGCCCAACGTTTCGGCGTCAGCCTGGATCCCTATCCAAATATCCGCGCGGTCAATGAGCGCTGCGATGAGCACCCAGCCTTTTTCGCGTGCCCACCCGGCACATCAGCCCGATGCCGATACGGTCGATTTCAATACCAGATGAGTTTAAGAGTCTACGCCACGCCCGCCGGCGTAAAACTGGGGCCAAAGGATCTCATCGCGCCTGACAGCGCGCGCAACTTCGTGCTGGAAATTGGCGAGGCGCATTTTCATGGCTTCGTGGTACGTAAAGCCGATGACTATTACGGCTATGTCGATCGCTGCCCACACGCCGGCCTCCCCCTGGCGCAGGAACTGGACGACTACCTGACACCCCAGGCCGACCTGATTTCCTGTAGCTGGCATGGCGCCCTGTTCCGCATCTCCTCCGGTCAGTGTGTCGGCGGTCCCTGCGCCGGGCAGTCGCTGACACCGTGGCCGGTACGCGTGGAAGACGGTTTTATAGTGACCGCTTAAGCCGTGGCGTCGTTTGAGCCGCGCTTGGCGGTCAGGCTGGAACCGACCGAGGCGATGATCACCAGCGCCACCGCCAACCATTGCAGCGGCGTCAGTAGCTCATGCAGGATAGCCAGCCCCAGCAGAGCGGCGACGGCCGGCTCCAGGCTCATCATCAGACCAAAGGTTTTGGCCGGCATGGCTTTCAGCGCGATCATTTCCAGCGCATAGGGAATGGCGCTGGCCAGGATACCGATACCGACGCCGTAGAGCAGTATGATCGGCGACAGCAACGACGCCCCAGCAAAGGCGACGCCGATCGGCACGGTGAAAATGGTCGAAAAGGCCATGCCAAGCGCCACAGCCTTGCCCCCGTGTACCCGATCGCCGACCTTCTGACCGACAATGATATAAAGCCCCCACAGCACACCAGCGATCAGGGCATAGACCACGCCCAGCAGATCGAGCGCCGTGCTGCCGTCTCCCCACGGAAGCAAGATCAGCAGCCCTGCCACGGCGCAGGCCACCCAGATAAAGTCACTCCATTTGCGTGACCCCAGGATCGCCACGGTGAGCGGCCCGGAAAATTCCAGTGCCACGGCTATCCCTAACGGAATGCGGGCGATGGAGGCATAGAAGACCAGGTTCATGACGCCGAGTATGGCGCCGTAAAGCGCCAGCACAGGCCAGTGCTTCCGCTCCGGCCCACCGCGCCAAGGCTGGAAGACAATAAGCAATGAAACCGTGGCAAAGAACTGGCGCAACGCCGTGGTGCCTTCGGAACCGACCAGCGGAAAGACATGCTTGCTAAGCGTGGCGCCAAGCTGCACGGAGACAATGGCGATCAGAACGGCGATGATCGCCCATACTTTCGTATTTTTGGGTTTGGGATTTTTAGACATGATTCGACTCCGGTTAGGCGTCGTCTTGTCATGACCGGGTACGGCGCACCTCGTCCGGAGAATATCTGCGCCCAGGATAGCGGCTCGATATGACAATCTCAACGGATGTGAAAAATAAAATTGGTCTTATTGCTTATGACAAATAGGTAGGCCACCCTTCGGAAAAATGGAGGAAAAACCATGAAATCGCTCGTCGCCCTGATGGCGTCCGCGGCCCTGATGGCTGCGCCGGTAATGGCCAAGCCCGCGCCCAAACCGGTAATTATCGGTTATCTGCCAGCTTTCAAGGGCCCCATGCTGCCCTATATGGACTCCGTCGACCTGACCAAGGTCACCCATATCAATCTGTCCTTCGTCAATCCCGATCCGCAGGGCCAGGTCGTCAATGGCGCCCTGATGGCCTGCATGGATACCGAAGGACATGGCGCCCTGCCGGTGGCCGATGTGCAGGCGGTGATCGACCGCGCGCACAAGGCCGGCGTCAAGGTGCTGATTTCCCTGGGCGGTGGCATTATCCCCAAATGTTCCGGTGACTGGCCTAAGCTGCTGAAGCCGGAAAACCGCGCCGCCACCGTGGCCAACCTCATAAAGTTTCTCGATAAGACTGGCCTCGATGGCCTGGATGTCGATCTCGAATGGGACGTTCTGACGGCTATCGACACCGCCGGAGACTATACGCCCTTCATCCAGGAACTCAGCGCCGAACTCAAAAAGCGTGGCAAGCTGCTGACCTGCGCCACGGCCTCGGCTGAAGGCGGCATGGTGCCCGTGTCTTCCGTGCCGTATTTCGACTATGTGAACATTATGTCCTATGATGCCATTGGTCCTTCATGGGGTACGCCTGGTGATGAGCACGCCACCTTGGGCATGGCGAAACACGATATCGCCGTCTGGCAGGCGCGCGGGGTGAAAAAGGGCCAGTTGGTGCTGGGCGTGCCCTTTTACGGTCACGCCTTTGGCAGTTACAAACTCGGCTTCCATGATTACAAGGGCCTGCTGGCGGAATATGGCGATTCGGTCGCCGAAAACGATATCCTCGGCAAGGCGTGCGCCGGTTGCGATTACGTCACCTATAATGGCCGCCCGACGATCCGCCAGAAGGCCGAACTGGCCCGGCAGAACGGCGCTGGCGTCATGATCTGGGAACTGACAGCCGATCAGCCGGGGCCGAACAGCCTGCTTGATGCCTTGCACGACTCGCTCAATTCTACCGCAGAGTGAATTGCGCAGCATAATTTCCGATTGCATCGCGTCATGCGACAAAATATCTCGATCCGTCGTCAATTTTCCAAATTTGACATAAATGTCAGTATTTGAAATTGACCCTGCGTCGGGTTTTTTGTATTGTGTTTTCAATAACAAGAGAAAACGCCACAGACAGCACAATGTTTACGCCTCCGCGCCTCAGCCAGGGTTCGAGCACCACCTCGGCCCCAAGCCACACCCAGACAGCGTGCGTAAACCGGGCGGCGTCACTCGCCAGACATAGCGAAAATGCTGCATCCTGCCACGGTGCAGCATTTTTTTGTCACTGGCGTCGAAACGCATTAGCCCCACCATCGATGAAAAAGGATACAGGGAACAAAACGCCATGAAAACCAGCACAAAAACAAAGCCCGCCCCTCAAGCCGACAACGACGTTTTTGAATATGCGCTGCGCCTGGGCGACGATGCCCTCATTCTCGGCCAGCGCCTGAGCGCCTGGTGCGGCCACGCCCCCAGCCTGGAGGTCGACCTCGGCCTCTCCAGCCTGGCGCTCGATCTGGTCGGCCAAGCCACCTTCTGGCTGGAACTGGCCGCCAGGCATGACCCGCGGGGCCGCGATGCCGATACCCTGGCCTTCCGCCGCGACACCCACGATTTCCATAACTGCCTTCTGGTCGAGCAGCCGAATGGCGATTTCGCCCAGACCCTGGCGCGGCAGTTCCTGTTTTCCAACTACCAGCTTCTGTTCCTGGAAGCCCTCAAGGGGTCATCCGACAAGGCCATGGCCGAGATCGCCGCCAAATGCGCCGGCGATGTCGCCTATCACGTCGATTTCGCCCGCGACTGGATGATCCGGCTGGGAGATGCCTCCTGCGTCAGCCATCAGCGCCTGGTAAAGAGCATGGACTTCATGTCCCACTTCGTCGATGAGCTGTTTATCATGGACGAGGTCGATAATGCCCTGCTGACGGACGGCATATCCATCTGCAAAGCGGCTCTGCGCGACGAGTTCGATCATCGCATCGCCAGCGTATTGAGCGAGGCCGGCTTGAGCGCCGCCAAAGGCAAGGCGCTCTATAATCCTGGGCCGCAAGGGCCATGACAGTGAGCATGTAGCCCTGCTGCTGCACGACATGCAGATCCCGCCACACGAAGCGGATCCGCGCTGGTAATCAGCCTACAGCGAGCGCCGCCGCCGCCAGATCCTGCGCAGCGTCGCCCACGCTCTTGAACAGCGTGATGCGGCCTTCCCGGCCAGGCACAGACTCACCGGCGCAAAGCGTCTGCAAGGTGCCCTTGATCATTTCATGATGTAGCAGGCCCGCGGCGATCGGCTGGGTCAGGTCACCGGCCTCGCTCAGGGCAGCGAAGCTATCGACCCAGATGTCGGCGCGCGTCATGGCGGTATCGTCGGCCTCGCGCATATCCTTCAGATAGCCGCCGATCAGGGCCACATGCTGGCCATTGCGCAGCCATTCCCCTTTGATCAGCGGCGCTTTGGAAAGGGTGGCGCAGGCGATGATATCGGCCTTCGCCACGTCGGCCGCCAGATCAGTGCAGACCTCGGCATGGAAACCGCCCGCCTTGAGGGCCGAAACCAATTTCTCCGCATTGGCTGCGGTCGGGCTGAAAACCTTAACCGTTTCGATTTCGCGCACTGCGCGGTAGGCGAAGGCTAACTCGCTGGCAATTCGTCCTGAACCGACCAGCAGCAGATGCCCGGCGCCCTCGATCGCCAACCGGTCGGCCGCGATCGCCGCCACCGCCGCCGTGCGCCGCGCCGTCAGTTCGCCGCCGTCGAGCAGGGCCATATGCTCGCCGGTCACCGCATCGAACAACAGATAACTCGCCGTCACCGCCGGCAGGTGACGCCGCGCATTGCCGGGCGTCACATTGACGATCTTGACTCCCCCATGCCCTGGCTCCAGGCCGGCATCATCAGCAGGGTTGCGTCCGGCTCGCCTTGAATACTAACCGTGTGGACATGGCGCTGCGGCGAGGTCGTCTCGCCCT
This sequence is a window from Asticcacaulis sp.. Protein-coding genes within it:
- the hmgA gene encoding homogentisate 1,2-dioxygenase, which translates into the protein MSDYMTGFGNHFAIEAVTGALPVGQNSPQHMPFGLYAEQLSGSAFTAPRTENRRSWLYRLRPSASHAPFTPYRDAPAFASPTPNRLRWSPLTAPDKPTDFIDGLTAYVANGDPTVQTGVTVWLYAANRSMNRAFFDADGEWLIVPQWGRLVIFTEMGVLKLEPLQIAVIPRGVKFRVALPEGHAIGYVLENHGHPFRLPDLGPIGANGLANPRDFETPVAAFEDIDGDYELIQKFCGRLWTARVDHSPLDVVAWHGNLAPYRYDLRRFNTINTVSFDHPDPSIFTVLTSPSETPGTANADFVIFPPRWMVAEHTFRPPWFHRNIMSEFMGLITGAYDAKADGFAPGGASLHNCMNGHGPDKASYEAAVAAELKPHRIEGTMAFMFESRLPFIPTTWAMETPLLQRDYDHCWDNFKKAELPRK
- the fahA gene encoding fumarylacetoacetase, translated to MIDTTHDPKLTSWVASANGHADFPIQNLPLGLFSPANEAPRPGTAIGDQIVEWQALVAAGLMQDSLIMEAVLATPALRKSLRQQLSKLLSDPQYREAAEPYLHTAADCTLHLPTHIGDYTDFYAGIHHAVTVGKLFRPDNPLLPNYKHVPIGYHGRASSIRPSGAPVIRPKGQTKAPDTETPSFGPSKRLDFELELGIWIGPGNDLGQPIAMTDAAEHIAGYCLLNDWSARDFQAWEYQPLGPFLAKNFMTTISPWIITPEALAPFRLAQAPRPEGDPKPLPYLWDATDQASGALKLSLEVLIETAEMRAQNLPPFALSHSEARHMYWTPAQLVAHHASNGCNLQTGDLLGTGTISGPSPDSAGSLLELSEGGKKPVTLPSNETRTFLEDGDALILRAYAEADGCVSIGFGDCRGRILPAG
- a CDS encoding Rieske (2Fe-2S) protein gives rise to the protein MSLRVYATPAGVKLGPKDLIAPDSARNFVLEIGEAHFHGFVVRKADDYYGYVDRCPHAGLPLAQELDDYLTPQADLISCSWHGALFRISSGQCVGGPCAGQSLTPWPVRVEDGFIVTA
- a CDS encoding DMT family transporter, whose translation is MSKNPKPKNTKVWAIIAVLIAIVSVQLGATLSKHVFPLVGSEGTTALRQFFATVSLLIVFQPWRGGPERKHWPVLALYGAILGVMNLVFYASIARIPLGIAVALEFSGPLTVAILGSRKWSDFIWVACAVAGLLILLPWGDGSTALDLLGVVYALIAGVLWGLYIIVGQKVGDRVHGGKAVALGMAFSTIFTVPIGVAFAGASLLSPIILLYGVGIGILASAIPYALEMIALKAMPAKTFGLMMSLEPAVAALLGLAILHELLTPLQWLAVALVIIASVGSSLTAKRGSNDATA
- a CDS encoding glycosyl hydrolase family 18 protein: MKSLVALMASAALMAAPVMAKPAPKPVIIGYLPAFKGPMLPYMDSVDLTKVTHINLSFVNPDPQGQVVNGALMACMDTEGHGALPVADVQAVIDRAHKAGVKVLISLGGGIIPKCSGDWPKLLKPENRAATVANLIKFLDKTGLDGLDVDLEWDVLTAIDTAGDYTPFIQELSAELKKRGKLLTCATASAEGGMVPVSSVPYFDYVNIMSYDAIGPSWGTPGDEHATLGMAKHDIAVWQARGVKKGQLVLGVPFYGHAFGSYKLGFHDYKGLLAEYGDSVAENDILGKACAGCDYVTYNGRPTIRQKAELARQNGAGVMIWELTADQPGPNSLLDALHDSLNSTAE
- the paaC gene encoding phenylacetate-CoA oxygenase subunit PaaC, producing the protein MKTSTKTKPAPQADNDVFEYALRLGDDALILGQRLSAWCGHAPSLEVDLGLSSLALDLVGQATFWLELAARHDPRGRDADTLAFRRDTHDFHNCLLVEQPNGDFAQTLARQFLFSNYQLLFLEALKGSSDKAMAEIAAKCAGDVAYHVDFARDWMIRLGDASCVSHQRLVKSMDFMSHFVDELFIMDEVDNALLTDGISICKAALRDEFDHRIASVLSEAGLSAAKGKALYNPGPQGP
- a CDS encoding quinate 5-dehydrogenase, which produces MTPGNARRHLPAVTASYLLFDAVTGEHMALLDGGELTARRTAAVAAIAADRLAIEGAGHLLLVGSGRIASELAFAYRAVREIETVKVFSPTAANAEKLVSALKAGGFHAEVCTDLAADVAKADIIACATLSKAPLIKGEWLRNGQHVALIGGYLKDMREADDTAMTRADIWVDSFAALSEAGDLTQPIAAGLLHHEMIKGTLQTLCAGESVPGREGRITLFKSVGDAAQDLAAAALAVG